Within Quercus lobata isolate SW786 chromosome 5, ValleyOak3.0 Primary Assembly, whole genome shotgun sequence, the genomic segment aaaaataaacatttaaaaCTTTCCATTTGAATCACCCCACTTCTCAATTGCTAAggaacatttttttctttttattatagcacaaaatgaccaaaagttGGTACATTTAGAAAGTACGTTACACAAACTTCCCATTTGTATCAAGAACAAGCAAAATGGTGTTCGTGAACTACATATTGACCAAGTGTGCAGAATTTGTACCTCATGACTTTCAtagaaaacatatatatataaaaagaagaataaaaactcaaaataagaCTGAAAAAATTTGGACCCAATGCACATGCTCACGGATTCCTTGTGCTTTGGCGCTGATGCTTATGGTATGTAagagaaaatttgttatttCTATTCCATAAAATTAACACCCAAATTCTCTCCCAAATCAATTCAGAAAATTTCCAAGTAAATAATCCTTCATCAATTCCAAAGCTTCCCCTTAGTTTTAAATCCTATTCTATAAATccctttttatttcattgttttttattcttctaGTCGCTATAATTAATAGCAAGCTTGTGTGATTGCCATTTAATCATGTTTGGGtgattttgaatatttatagACATGCATAATTAGGTTGGGACCATGTTAGGAATGGAAATTACTCTCCTTAAGTGGCTGCTTAATATCTATATATTAGGAGGATTAACAAAGTCATCTCTATTGGGTCAATATGCTAAAACCTCATCTACCcgttgtgtgtgtttgtttctcaaaaccATCTGACCTAATgacaatctttttttctttttaggtttttttttttttttttggggggggggggggggggggtgttggggAGAGGGTGAATCTGCTAGAAATATTGGGTCAAACAAAACTCAAATAGAGTATGCCCAATAGTGGGCTCGATTCAGCCTATTGTCAAAGAGTTGTGTCCATTGCCAAATAGTTGCCATCTCTTGAGTTCACACCCTTTGGTTGTCTATATAAGGGGGTCAAGGGCTCATTTGTGCATGTGATATAATTTTTCACTTACACGTGGTGTCGTAGAGAACAACACATAGAGAAACATCTCTTTATCTTTCTCATCAATTACATCAAAGCATTTTGATTGTAAATGTTGTGTGTTTTGTTCTCATAAACAAACATCATTGTTGAGTCTCAATAATACAGATTATGAATATGGGAgactttgattttatttatttttttaacaatagaAAAACCCTCTTTAATCGGATAGTGTGTGGAATGTGGAATGCAAACCATGTAGAATTTGTTTTACATGTGATCGACTCATGAAAATGATGTCTAGAGTCTCAAGATTCAAAACTCAAGATaatgtatataatttaaaaggatTGGCCAATAAGAGAACATGGACATATAAAAACATAGATAAAttgcataaaataataaaggagaaAAGAGAAGGCACAAACCTTCCTCAACAATTCATCTACACATTTACTTTAAGTGCAATGATTAAGCATCTCCACCAAATACGAACTGGGTGATAATGTCATGAAATAGCAAATAACATAAAGAATTGAAGTACTTTAATtcacgaatttttttttttttttgacaagagATGgctaacaatttttattttttttattttttaagaaggcAAGAGATGGCTAATATACATGAGGcttaaatgaaattttaaccGCTGGCATGCATCTTCATGAGCAAACCTGCTTTCCTTGAAATTGTGAATAAGAAAAATACTACTTTGTGCTATCACTCGAAAGCCTAACATTTTTATACTAACAAAATAATGATTCATAGGGACAGCCATGACTTTATTCGTTTGGAGGTGCCAaactatgcattaaaaaaaaaggaagcaccactaaacaataaaagatatactaaaaatttaaaaataaattaatatataaaaatccaaactaatatatatttttatattaaaaatatatatataataaaagacaaaaatcatttgttaaaattgaactCGACcgtttaaaaaaaacaatcattaaatttttgacaatttttcttttaatgtacaaaatttatgTCAAGCATTCTTCTAAATACAAAACTAATTATTGttttgaagttaaaaaaaataacactcaGACATTGAAACAAAAGTTCAAAACTACCTCAGCCactcaaaattattttctataaataattataatatttccTATATTTTTCTAATGCGTTGCCAGGTTAAAACTTTAAagcagggaaaaaaaactttaaaaaaaaatccttcaacAAATCATTTAGTTAGAGCCAGATAGCAGTAATTAAATAATACTTAAATCTTATAAAGTCCCAAACTCTTAACTTTGGCAACCTGACTCTACAAACAGTCAAAATTTCACACACATAGCagtttgaattaaaataaaaaataaaaatgtttaagCCAAACATAGAGtcatttgaatttaaaaaaagaaaaaaaaaagaaagtaaagaatcCAAGCAcagttatttgatttgtttttaagGGAGACTTTGATTCCCTACAAACACAATTGCCAAAAGTTGCGGTAAAATGCTTCTATATAATTAGATCTTCCTCCCCTTTCTACCTACCAAACCTTAGGTCCTTGAGTCTTTGATTGTGATGGATTACGATCTTTTGCTTTGAGCTGCAAATTGAGTCACAATTTAATATTAGAGTAAAGACTAATAAACTTTGATTATGTTAGGCTGGGTTTGGATTGTGATGAAAAGCAACAAAACGTGTGTCTGCGTTTTTTCTGTAGGTCCTGTGCACTATTTACAGGACTCGCAAGTATGGATGtcagcaaatttttctttaaaattgggtctcacggtattattcacatatttaaaaattattttgttatagtgttttcagttttcagcaataagcggtatccaaacaaacccttaaagaaaaatgctacGACCACTTTTTATCTACCACTTAAAACTAGTCACGTGGCAAGTTGTGGTCAAAGTTGTGCAAATAGTTGTAGTCCTAGCATTGTTCGAACGATCgtcctaaaattttattttattttattttgactaatgATGGGTTGACACctaaatttgttgtgaaaatgttgtaaaattttattgtggACGTAGAAGAACTCCTTGGCGTTTTAGCATAATGCTATATGTTGTGAGTTTGATTCTAGTTAAACCAATTTGAACACTTGAATTGGGCAAAGTAGACTTGACTTGGAACACCATGATCACAATTGAATTCCCCACCCCTCTGCAAAGAATTGTCAAAGAAGATGGCCAGGAACAACACCTGACATGCAAACCAAATtcatgcttcttttcttttggctgAAATGGATGACACTTTGGCCATAAATGCTTGTCATTTTCTTTGACTTGACAAGTTTCATGAAAGTGCTGAAACTTTGGAGAAATAGGCAACCTTAGTTTGGTGGACACAGTAGTTGTGTGGAAAACAAGTCAGCATTTCCTAAGTATAAGTTTTTTacgaaaaagagagagagagagagagagagtaatgcCTTAACTTGAGAATCACAAAAAATTgagttcaataaaaataagagtaatgctatattcATAAcattaattttcacaataaatcctatATAGTAACTAGTAAGCaattactaattctaatttgcaATTAATATTGAcaacaagtataagtgcttgtggggtgtggggggcaagggtctGGATTCAAGTCTTTAGgagagagcttcacacacatatacacttagattaggctagagtaaaatttctatcttatattaaaaaaaaaaaaagatttatagtGAAAATATTGCAGATATAATATTACTCTAAAAATAACTTTGCTTCctcaaacataatccttaattccttaaataaataaataaaaggttagaataacaacaataaaaattagtttgcaATTTgaagggtgtaatttgcaatttagccTTAATATTGTGATTACAAGCCACTAAACTGAATAGGAATATTTCTTGAAAGAAAATTACCAAATCAGGTACCTAAAATTGTCATTCCTCCTCTATATAATGAGGCTACATGGACTTGAACTGAAGAAGCATAAcatttttcctttccttgtaATTTGGGGTTGTACAAAGCAAGATGGTGATGAATGTTGAGATAATCTCCAAGGAGATAATTAAGCCATCATCTCCAACACCCCATCACCTTAGGAAGTTCAAGCTTTCCTTCTTAGACCAACTTGCACCTCTCTTTCATTTTCCTATCATTTGGTTCTATGATTCTAAGAAATTTGTGGATGTTGAACCATTTGAAAGATCTCGTTTGCTAAAAGAGTCTCTAGCTAAAACCTTAACTCACTTCTATCCATTAGCTGGAGCACCTATTAATGACGAATTCTCCATCAACTGTAACGACAAGGGTGTGGACTATATTCAAGCTCGAGTCCTATGCAAGCAATCACAAGCGATACACAATCCAAATGGCAATGATCTAATCCAATTGCTACCATTTGAGCCCGATAATAGTTGCAATGATTTTGGAAAGGAAGTTCTCCTAGCTGTccaatataatatttttgagtgtgGTGGAGTTGCAATTGCTGTGTGTATCTCACATAAGCTTGCTGATGTAATATCTGCAGTCAATTTTGTTAATGCATGGGCTGGCACATGTAGAGGAGAAAGTGAAGTTATGAGCCCTATTTTTGATGCACACATCCATTTTCCTCCAAGAGATATAACTGGGTTCATGCCAAATGAAGCCTATATCTCAAAAGAAAACATTGTGACCAGAAGGTTTTTGTTCAACAAATCGAGCATAGCCGCACTAAGAAGAGAAGCCTCTGCTGCATTTGGTCCAGAAGACAGGTTTGCATCACGCGTTGAGGTAGTTTCAGCATTCATATGGATGCATATGATGGTGATGGCTCGGACAAGGACAACAAAACCTAAGCAAGTAACAGCAGTTCTTGCAGTGAACCTGCGAGAGAGGATGGTTCCACAACTTCCAGTGCATTCCTTTGGGAATCTTGCGAGGGTTGCGATTGCAGCTGAAACACCGGTTGAGATGGAGAAGGATTACCATTTTTTAGTGAGGCAGGTTAGGAACGCTATCTTGGAAATCAATGCTGAGTACTTGAAGAAACTACAAGATGGCCCTGTTGGAGATCTGTATTTTCTAGGgaaaaaagacaaacaattCCAAAATGGTGAGATAGAGTCCTGTAACTTTAGTAGTTGGTGTAGGTTTCCTGTGTATGAAGTTGATTTTGGTATGGGAAAGCCCACCTGGGTGTGTTGTCCAGGCTTTTGTTGTAAGAATACGGTAGTCATGATGAGTACCAAAGATGGTGATGGAATTGAGACATGGGTGACCATGAAGGAAGAAGACATGGCCATGTTCGAAAATGACCAGGAGCTGCTCTCATATGCTAGCTAGCTTTCCCAACAGAGATAGGGAATGAAGAAGGAGCTAACTATATATGCCCTTGtcgtaaaaaataataattaataaaataaaggacTTCATTTCTGTTATGTAATTGATAGAGATTGATTTTGGCATTATGTAAGCATATAGTCTCAAGTTGTTTTCTTGTATTACCATTATGTTAGTCAAATAAATTCTTTATGATTTAGACCAACCATAATAAtggtaaaaaattttctttccccttCACCTTCAGAATGATATTATAACTACTAGTTAGGAATACAAATTCTCTGTGTCATTTTTTATGTTCCACTTTATattccaccaatcacaacttgtcatgtatttatttaatttttcttataaaatagctaaaatttaaaatggaaaaaataaatacatagcAAGTTGTGATTAGAGATTAgtagaacataaaaaaatagtacaaaggATTAGTATTcgagaaatgttatgtccacaacattttcaggattttttttttcaaaataacacaaatttttaaacaattttgtcAGTTAGCAttgtttccaaactatttaggaaactaacatctcgagtctctaagactcgaatTCATTGTAGTAACTCGAGTATCACAGACTCGATTTTTATGAAAATTCACGTGGaaagactcgagtttcacaaaTATACCTTAGcacacttttagcaaaaagttttcagcaaaaaactAGATATATAAGCTATTCCCAAATGgatactacatttttttttttttttaaagctgaaaatttttgaaaaagtgagaaaagatGGGAgaaagtgaggttttaaaaaggtgtacataaaaattaaaaactaaaaattgaaactgaTACCAAACAGGCTCATAGTCAATTATCTCTCACATAAGTTTACGGGAAAATTTAATGGATTCCTTAAGGGTatttgtttagaaaatatttttagaaactttttgtggaggaaaaaaaaaaaaaactttttttaacaattttttttttttttatatttcccattaaaaaagtatcaaaacttttctaagaTAGTCCACTAACAAATGCTCTAAAAACATATGTTAACCGGCCTAATTTTATTAGCTACCTCTCATTTAATACTAAGATTCATACATATTTCCTTAGAAAACTAGTCAGCCGCACCTTCCCCTTTTTTGTAGAAAATACATAGCAGCTTGCGGCATCAATGGGAAAGAAAAATCCTTTGTTTTTGCCTTTCCCTTTTCCCTTTAATCATCTTTAGCTACTTCCTTTTTAAGAGCTCTAAGACTATCAAATTCTGCATATATGAgattagttgaaaaaaaaaagaaaaaagattcatAATGTTCATATTTATTAGCTACCTCTCATTTTAGTCTAAGATTCATACTATTCATATGTCATTTATGACGTGTAGGAAGGTCTCATGCAGCTATACTAGGATGTGTGGAAAAATGAattgatttggattttgaaCTTATTCTTTCTACTACTCCTGTTAAATAAGAGTAGTCAAACCCAAATTGTCAAATTTAAAGGAATCTTCCTTTTGTTTGTCCATAAAAAACCCTTTTCAGTTCTCATGTTGTATAATACAGTAGTGAAGGCATAGGAGAATGCTAATGTGGCTGGATTAGGACTCTACACGTGAAATAAATGTGAGCAAGTAAAAGAAACATTTGCTAGGAGAAGAGATCTTTGGTTCGTGCCAACGGCGTGACTATCTTAGGGAAGAGTGAGATTTGCACCTGACATGGACACCTAGCACTTACAAAAGGGGGATAATGACCCTCTTTGATCAGAGGTTATGAAATCCTTCCCTCCTATTAGTTGTACTTGTGCTAGACCACTGCTAGGGACACGTGCATTACTCTCAATGCCCCTAATGTCCCTTTCCTTGTCCAAGGATTGCTCCCCACGTAGTGGCAGGGTCACTTTTCATACCACTATACTGACCTTGGCATGCTCACTCTCTCTCCTCCAGCCACTACATAGTACAGTAGCTGTATTAGGGTTCAAATGGGGGAATCACAGTGTGACATCTGTCTTGTGTACCTAACAACATACCTCAGACTGTAAGAGGAACATGTTGTTGGACTATTAGGATAAGAACCAGGATAGAACAATAGAGAAAATGATAGAAAGTTTGTAAGGAAGCGAGGTAAAGAAAAGACCCCTCCTTTGGCAAGAACACCACTACTGTATAAGGGAAACCTCCATTTTCACAAAATAGAAAGCTTGACAGAGCAAGGGACATTCACCCTTGCTTGCCTGTGGTTTTTCATCTCTTTCAAAGCGTTTTCCACGTATATTCCATTGTCATCTTTACTTTCCTTGcactactttctttttctttcaacgTTATGATGTTAAAGcttccattttaaaaaaaaaaaaattcttgagctTTTTCATCAAAATGTACTGTTAGATATCTCATACACTCTTCATACGAGTTTTACAAATCTAACTTGCATGTATACATGTTTTTTCTTATGCATTGTTTATATTCATTAGACTACTTAGTGTTGTGAAGTTAGAATAATGGAGTAACACTCAGTCATTAGGTTCTTTAATTGAATTCGAACATATTGTTGcattaattaatcaataaaacacaaatattgttatctttttttaaagaaaattaaaattcaaaataataaaatatttgaatttaattgaggaaTCTAGTGTACTTGACTTGAGGTACTATACATAAGTTTTATCCATTTTAATATGTCATATATTCTTTTAACTTCTtgtccaacaaaaaaaaaaaaaaaaaaaaaaaaaaaaaaaaaaccaacaaataatttttgtagAGCCAAACAGCAATAACGAAATACTTGACAGATGTCGACAGAAATGTGTTTCCCCCACAACAAATCCTTCCTTTTGTCCTTTTGGAATGTATGTGTTTCCCCACAAACACAATAGCCCAAAGCCATGGCAGAATGCTACAATCTTGTAGGCCTTCCTTAGTATCAGGGGGCCCTTGTAGGCCTTAGACATGGGGCTTGCTTTGACATGCTTTGTGTTGTTAGCCCATTGCTATGGGTTGTTTctcatgtgttgtagtggtaggCCCTCTTGGGTCATTAATAAGGAGAGTAATAATGAAGATAcaaattcttttataaatttttttacaaactgttgatgtggtgagtgattattggtaaataaaaaagtgatatttatAGTGGGCCtagatgaaaattaataaaatttttaccacatcaacagtttgtaaaaatgttgtaaaatagtttgtaacggTAACATTACTCTAATAAGGATGGAGTTTTGCTTTGCTTGTGGGGCCTGTGTCATGTAGCTTGGGTTCCCTTTTAGGTTTGGGCTTGTGACAGCCTGATAAAACATAATTTCTGAACAATGTTTTATACGTTTAATAtagaaaaaaggatttttttagtgtactttttttaatatataaaacattaatcattttttaataaatatactATCAAGGTTATTAATCAGCATGAttaatcaaatcaaaatcaaaacaaaaaaaaaattaatttagtattagAGTTAAAACTAATGAGTTTGTGTTATCTTAAAATAGTTTGAATTCCAGTTGTATTGGTTTGggtaaaatcttattttattactaGTTTCATCATATGCGCTTGTgtagtgagtttttttttttttttttttttttaattataaaatttttggcCCAATCTCAtaagcttctttttttaaaaagaaaatttttggaaaagtttgttttgaaaacatgaatTAGTAGGAGAGTGTTTTATTTTGTAAGCATTTTAAGTGGAGTGAGAGATGTATTTTTATCGGATTATTTCTGAACCGCGTAAAGAGGACTAATGATGAGTTAGCACCTAAACTTGCTGTGAACCAGATTTTGTTATGATGTAGAataacttcttttcttttcttttttatttgatgaacGAATGTAGAATAACTTCTACACCTTGGTTTTTTAGTATGATTCTATATGCTGTGAGTTTGTGTTcaattattagtttttgtttcaaCACTTGAATCTTGGTTTTTGACCGTGATGCTGGgatgttgtgacttgtgagttgAGTTTGAGATTCGAGTTAAACCAGTTTGAACACTTTGAATTGGGCTACCATGAGCACAACCCATATAAAAGACAGCTGGAAAACCAACTTGGAcccattttctctctcaaatctaAATTGAGCCCATTATCTCCTCCATAAATCATAAAACCCAATatacaaaaaccaaattaaacaCCTTGACctgggccaaaatggcccattagcattaatttttgaaatatttagcaacagagcactgtttcggaaataattagggaaatatcactttttcgggccctatagcggcgttttcctgtaaaatttttttataagtcccataacaggttcaagaggtcctatagtggcgtttttaagccctatagtgacgtttttgggccctatagcggcgttttcctgcaaaattttttttaaagtcccataacaggttcaaggggccctatggTGGCgtttttttaagccctatagtgacgttttcgggccctatagcggcgttttcgaaAAAAAGGGCCTCCCtgattatttccgaaacagtgctatGTTGCtatatttccgaaacagtgctatGTTgctatatatttcaaaaattaatgctaatggccCATTTTGGCCCCTTGACCTGCTCAAACAAACCACAATATACAGTCACCTTTCTCAGTCACCCATTCAACCCAACAACCGGCGAGCCTTGGCTCGCTCTAGTGATGAAAGTTTCTACCCTCATGCTTCAgattttcttccattttcatTTAATTCTTTAAAGACCAGACGGAGATGGTGAGTTCTATGTTCATTTATCtcccttttcattttatttcagtGAACTACATTGTGATCTTGGTGGTGAGGTACCGTACATGCATGGTTTGAAGTGTTAAGAAAATTCTGGGAAGATCATTGGTATTGGTGTTGGCTGATGTGAAAACTCCTAAATATAatgctttaattaatttttatactaatttaattctaattttaacttatcaaaaaaaaaaaaattctaatttaatttttcaatttactatttatttatgtcTCTATCACATTTTGTATCTAATGTTCAAAATAATCCTGGATTCTGGAATGTTGGTGTGAAGTTGGCTTTAAAGTTTAAGCCTTTACAGCATCCTATGAGAGATAGTATATTTGTTAATACTTCATTTGTGCTGGTTTCAATTCTATTTATTTGTCCTTTATTTTTAACGTTCTAATTGCATGTCATTGCTTTATAACTAATGTAGCCATGCTGAGACCCACCTTGTCAGAGGGCTGTAATGTTTTGGACAATGAAGAgtttaataaaatcttttagCAACATTTTGCCACTAAAACAATTAGGAAGGTCAATGTGGTGCAAATTTCTTAGGAATATTCTACGCAATCTGTTATATAAATAGTTTTTAACTCAGTACAGGTTCTTTTTGAGAGAAATTCTGTGGCCAGTGAACACAGCTAAGCCAAGATCCCAAggataagaagaaaaaactcaaaAGACTTCATTTGGCACATCTGCCCAAGGCATATTAACCCAAACTTTTACAATCATTTTGTGCGCTATGTTGCCCATCTTTGTTGCTACTAATTCCTATGTTTCTTATACCCATAGGCATCTGTATTGGGAATCATTGTACCAATTACTACACCTGAAGAAAACTTTGGCTTCATCCCTATAATCATGTCTGTATTGGGAATCATCCCTTGGTCTTCCGTCAAGACTACAGTTATCAAGGTACTTGTTGTGGGcgccaagaatcactttatggTCCTAGCTACTATTGTCCAAGGGGTGGATGCCCGTGGTACACACATCATAAATCATGTGCGGATGTAGCCCGTCGGTTGCACCATCCCTTGCACCCAATCCATCCTCTCATTCTCTTTGATGAAAAGACACATTatcctgaagaagaagaagaacacaaACAAAAGACCAAATGCCAACTCTGCAATGAATCTCGCCAACAATACACTTATCGCTATTACTGCTGCGACTTCAACCTTCACGCCACATGTGCTTCCTTACCGCCCACCATCGAATCTTCTCAAGTCCACCACCACCCATTAACCCCCTTTTGGAAGTGGATTACATTCACTTGTGACCTTTGTGCCAAAGAAGTCAAGGGTATACCTACTCATTGCCAAAGAAGTCAATGGTATTCATAATCGTCTTGTAGGTCACTACCCTGGACATTAGTAGACGCAGACTTATCATTAGATATGACAATTCTAATTAATTTATCACGCTCGCATTTAGTTTAAGCCTATtaacattaaaattaaattcttagctaagaaaaaggaaaacataaaaattggGAAAACAAAAGGCTGATAGCCGTGATGCTGTGCAACTTATCAGGTATTCTTCATTATTTTGTTTACCTGCCTGTATTTTGGTTTGAGTTTGGTTTCTCCTACAAAGTAACTTCCCACTGTGTGATAGTTTTGTCATGGTTTCTTCATAATATTAGGCTGCAATCTGTCACCAGCATGTTTTTGCTAGCACACGTATAACAGCTTCAGTGTTTGCTGTTTTATCCTTCTTCATtgtctttatcttttcttttcctttaaaaaagaTATCTGTATTGATCTAGTCGAATATCAATTCACTTTCTTTTAGACACATAAAAACCAGACACTCGTTTCTCTCCAAATTTTGATCTTCAGGTCATTTGATGCATGACTTAGTGTTGTATTTACTAATAGCGAGGAAGTTTaatgctctctctcttctctctcaaatGTTCTGTAGGATCTTCTGTCAAAATATGCTGACATCAGCCTTGAAGAGGGAAGTTCTGTGTTGCTGTCAAAACAATGGCCCATGCAAAGGTGAAAGCTCATCTTTTAGTAATTAGGAGGTGTTAGTGGAACAAGCAGCACAAATACACTGTTTTTTGTAAGCAAATCAATGAAGTGTAATCTGTGCTGGAAGTGATAGGATTAACATGccattttgaaatcaaaagtccacatgtgtgtatatgtatgCGCCTTTCTTCTATGATTAAGCAATTTTGGCTGGGATTAAGTGTGTTGATTCATTAATTTACTGGTTATCcacctaaaattttgaaaattttcccaCTTGCAAATAGTCTCTTTTGGTGGAAGATCAAGTTAACTTTAGCTGCAGTGGTGGTGACTGAACAGCTCTTAGTAGCTGCAAGCCTGCAATTATGTAGTAGTATGGATTTTGGACTtggataaaaaaatgattaaataaaagagGTTCTATTTCATTTCTGCATGACTTGTAATATAACTATGAATGCTTCAGAGGCAGGATTAAGATCATGCTATTTTAAGATTTCTGTTATTAGatcatatgattttttaaaaagtcagtTCTTATTATCTACCACATTTGACAGGACGGCCTTCACATTTCTATGTTACAAATGATTGGGCCTATTATCTACCAAATTGGGTGCGTTCCTCTATTGAACAAAATCAGGTAACTGAAGTTTATGGTACTAATGTTTGGTTCTATTATCTACATACTCTTTTTTACCCTCACTGTTTTCGATTATTACATATGCCTCCATGTTTATGAGCTTTCATAGGTCCAAATTATCATTAAAGACGAGTAGAGTTTCTACTTTTAATTCATTAGTTTCTGGATCCATGAGTTGTAACATAATTTTGAATGGTCTGCAGTGGGATACTTCTTTGCTGCATTTTAATTCAGTGTTCTTTGTGGATCTTGgtttatatttcaatttcaaaccTGTTTCTTCAAATTATCATATCTTTGTTTAATCTTTAAGGGAAgtatttattacaaaaatattttggaaaaatcaAAATGGCCTCTAGATTAGAGAATATGCAAGTTTGGCGGGAGGGTGCTCCAGATGAAATTGTTCTGCTGTCCTTAAAAGACCTTGTTTTGATTCTTAATGAATTTGGGAGTTAGAATGGTCCTAGCCTAGGTAGGTAATGTGAAATGGCTGAACATGATggatttctcatttattttctatgACTTAAATAGAAATTGTAATACACGATATTAGGGAATTAGATCCCACCAATGACGAGCAAATTACCTAAATTGAGCATCTATGATCCCACAATATATGATCTCTAGgcaaaga encodes:
- the LOC115990716 gene encoding stemmadenine O-acetyltransferase-like is translated as MVMNVEIISKEIIKPSSPTPHHLRKFKLSFLDQLAPLFHFPIIWFYDSKKFVDVEPFERSRLLKESLAKTLTHFYPLAGAPINDEFSINCNDKGVDYIQARVLCKQSQAIHNPNGNDLIQLLPFEPDNSCNDFGKEVLLAVQYNIFECGGVAIAVCISHKLADVISAVNFVNAWAGTCRGESEVMSPIFDAHIHFPPRDITGFMPNEAYISKENIVTRRFLFNKSSIAALRREASAAFGPEDRFASRVEVVSAFIWMHMMVMARTRTTKPKQVTAVLAVNLRERMVPQLPVHSFGNLARVAIAAETPVEMEKDYHFLVRQVRNAILEINAEYLKKLQDGPVGDLYFLGKKDKQFQNGEIESCNFSSWCRFPVYEVDFGMGKPTWVCCPGFCCKNTVVMMSTKDGDGIETWVTMKEEDMAMFENDQELLSYAS